The sequence tgtaatataaaattatgcataaaaaataagttgataagtaaataacatccgattgacatgaaatttgacatgtgtgttgAGAATATAAACAACATACAATccaatgattagattttcaaaatatataattgtagggacacaatttctaacgacccaaggatgatgttgggctcgtatgtaaagggtcCAAACAATGTGATTTGTAAAGAGTGGATTTGGAAAGGCCTGCCCTTGGGCGCTGGGCATCGGTCTGGTCCTGGTTTCATGAGAGCTCATACAAAGACAGATTTTGACTGTATAGCTGAGCCTTACATCGATATAGTTTGAAATGTCTGACTCCTCGGAATTAATTCGAGGAGCATTTTATTCTTACcattctttctcctttttcccttcctttttctttcgGGCCCTCCTCCTTTTTGTCCCagctctctttcctttttatactcGTATTCTCTTCCcgttcttcatctacgtgtccgttttttcttgtttgggatggttactcgtcttatcaatccatacgtcagagtggttgggaaaagctggatagcatggtgtgagtatgggtttgtcaggcgctgggctccgCATTAAGGTGTTGGTAGCTTTCTCCCTTGAGCTGCTTttgtactgaatttgtccttttcttcaggcgtttttaTGAGATGTTGGATGtgaggtcgtcctcggccacgTTCTTGGGCCTTCAGGGAGTTGCATTGCGCGTCCTCGGCGGTTGGGCTTTATAGGACAAGGCTTTGAGCCCTtaacacaaagtgggctgggacctcagatttcgggccccacaataataatattaattttttttagtgcaaGTTATAACCTTAAGTTACAATCGAGTAATTTATAGGACTGgtaatatattcaattttttttataaaaaaatttataatttgataattacaatgaGTTCAGAtggagatttgaaccctaaatgTAATGGTTGCACCAAAAGGTGCCAACTGATTGAATTACAGGACTCTAGAATACATGATGTACTAATTACTtggtgtttggaaaaaaaaaatttgctgcTCATATACGGAACTGGGACCAATTGTACTAAATAGTAATCTTCTTGTTATTTCTATTGAAATACTTTTAGTTCATTATCATATTAAAGgccctagtttttttttttttaatttttaattagggtaaattacGCTTTTATACCCTAAACATAATCCTAATTATACCTGTTTAACTATTGAgattcctccccccccccccacccccaaaaaaaaaactaaaattaaattacacTTAACCTCatgttatttgttttgttataatttAGCATTGAAAAACTAATTTACACATTTGTCATTTGTTTTGGAGGgaggacatttttttttttaaatgtatccatCCTTAATTAGAGGGTGAGGATTTAAACTTTGAATATCTCAATTAAAAATATCGGaaacttggcacaaaattaattaCTTGAGGTGTATCACAATATACACAAATTACAATTAGCTTATGCCAAAAAGGCATTATTGGAATAGGCTCTCTTAAATTATTAAGTAGGTTGGTTGTGAATGCAAGAATTTACCTGTACTAGCCTCCTATTTCTAGATATTGATTAGGCATTTATCTGGAAAGAGGCTTCATTAATGAAAAGTTGATATTGATCAAAACTATTGGGTTAACTTTTAGGTTTATAatcctcaaccaaaaaaaaaaaaaaaaactgatgtcACAATTCACTAGCAAAAATGACATCACTGAACTGGATGTGGGGCTCAGTAGAAATGTAGAATACCAAATCAGTTGTATTTTAGCTTTTTTTCACGGCTCCTTCAGTGGAGCACGGTATTAATTGAAGCTCATTCAACAGTCTTTTCAACAGAACAAACGGTAGGTGCGGCCAGAAGTATTTTATATCAAACTAGTCTTGTCACACTTGAGATGTGAAATggggcttttattttttaatttttaatttagtgtcataatttttcattcatacaTTTCTTTTAGCTCAATGCAAATATGAGATTAAggaattgttttcattttactatgaaacaaacacttgaaaatgatTTATTGTCATTTTCAGGTTAAACTGTAAtatgaaaatgttttcaataaaatattttacttcaaaggAAATGAATTgcaaatgccaaaatttttcTCTGAATTAATGTAAATGCATTAATGGGTTTGTTTCCAGTTTATATTGGTTCTGTAGAGTAGGTTGACTACTATCGTGTTTAgatattttcaatcaataaaatagtATCTGATTCATTtagataaatattaaaaaagaaaagaaaaaacgaaTATTAACATTTGATCCTTATCTTCACTCCTCAAGCTCAGTTCTGCCaaagattttttaaaactaaaatacaCTTTTGATCCCAAAACTATCTACCGAAAGTTGAAAAactgtaaaaaataaaagaataaaaaaaatgaagggatTTAGACATCTAAGCATAACAGGATATGCGCAAATTCAAGCCAcgtatcatatatttttaacaGAATATGTACAAACTCAAGCCACTTATTGTAACACTTTGTTTGAACTTGGTTTTGTGGTAATACAATCGTGGACAAATTATACTTTTTCACCTAAATTATAACCCTAATCCCGATTACACCTAACCATATAACCTATTGAAACGCACAATCAGTTCCCTAACTTGAAAATACTTTACACTTAACTCTTACCGTCTGTTTTTCTATTAACTTTAATGGAATTTAGCATTGAAAAACCAATTTACCCACCCGccgtttattttgaaaaatggtaAATTGGTCCTTTActgttaaattatattaaaacaaaatattatggtGTAGCTAACAAAAATCATTTATCAAATAATGACACTTCTTTTTGAATTTGTAGGAACTTTTGGGGAGAGAATTTAATCAGAATcctatttttagttttcttaaaattttggtattAGAACTTAAATATAGCAAATTAGactaacaattttattttcttagtcGACTACATGGCATAAGTATGACGTGGAGGACCAAACTTCTAGTATATAACATATAACATATAAGATTTAGTTTACTTCCAGTACTTTTTAAATTAgatatgtaattttgttttaaatatacaatggtagatggtagtgagttttaatctctacattttatttagttagtgggtaatgtgacaatctctcattaaaacaagatgaatttccttttaaaaagtATTGGAAGCAAACCAAACCCAATATTAGAAAAAGTAATTGTGCACAAATGTGATCTCGACTGCAAATGGGGGAACcaatgaagaaaataaattaatagatGTACcataaataagagaaaataaatattaaaaagagtTGTACAACAATATATTAGACGAAAAAGGGTTTGTTGGGTGCTTATAAAAGGATGTTCAGATGCGGGAGATGATCAGTTTAAACCTCTTCttgatttgaaaaaagaaattgaaagtgttcatttggtttctattcaagaaaatgaaagtgTTCTTTTGGTTTCTCTGTTTTCTCCCTATTGTCTATGCAGCTGGAACGTATGATTATTTCCAGCTTGTGCAACAATGGCCTCCGACATATTGTAATGTCAGTGGAGGATCGACTTGTAGCTCCCCATTGAAGTTCACAATACATGGACTTTGGCCGAGTGACTCCTCCAAAACTCAGGCTCCAAAATGCACTGGGAGTCCCTTTGATTCTACCAAGGTAAATATCAGATGCACTTTCAAAATACTCTTCGTTATTCTACATGTGTAATGcattttttttggtcatatatTCGAATGGTAGGATTATATAGTTTGAGTTTGCAGATCTCAAACTTGAAATCCAATTTGAGAAATGATTGGCCTGACTTGAATGGAAATCATGAAAGATTTTGGAGATATGAATGGGAGAAGCACGGTACCTGTTCAGAAACAAAGTATGATCAATTACAATATTTCAGAACTGCACTgacattgaagaaaaaaattgatattttagatACTCTAGTGAAAGCAAATATAAAACCAGATACGGTCGCACGCTACGAAAGCAGTAAAATCACAGCAGCCATTCAACAGAAAACAGGTTTTACACCACGCCTATGGTGCAAGAATGGAAAACTTCTCGAAATTAGCTTTTGTGTTAATACTAGTTTGGCAGACATGCACTGTCCATCAGTGTTACTGAACTATCAGCTCAATGTATGCCAGGGCAAGGTGCAATTTCCTGATAAGGTTGCGTAAGAAAATTAACGAGAAGGATGAACTCTCTGTGAGAAAGAATGAACTCTAGCGTGGAAGTTTCTTATGTCCTATCTGAATTAAGTTAAGTGTAATAAAGTTCTAGTAACGAATATAAACTACACCAGCGGTAGTTTTGagttgttatatatatatatatatatatatatatatgtatctgTCCAATTCCACGTTCTCTTTCTTATGTAAATCTTGCGTCCAGCCATCTACAGAAGCTGTATCTGGATCTTATATCTGAAGTTCGGAACTAAATAAAGAGTAATAAAGTTCTCCTAATTAAGGTGCTCAATCTCTAGAATTTAGAGATGTATGAGTATCTTgttaattatttcatttatttgttaCCGTAGGGAATTATATGTTAGGGTTTggcttactttttttttttgaaggggaAATAATATTGCATTGCAAAAAAAAGGGGATACAAAGAGAACCTGCCAGGCAGATTAGTGCAGCATATCAGCTTGTACAATAGGATCTAGAAAAGAAGGGGTAACCCCTTTCCACAAGTGGACAGTCCTATTACAATGGACAAATTGGGCCAGCTCATGGGCTGCACCATTAAAAGCCCGATTGAGGTGCCTGAAGGAGCAGTAAACAAAGGATTGTTGAGCATGAGAAATGTCCTGAATGATATGCCCGTATGGGGTTCCAAAGGCAGAGTCGTTGATGGCATTGATCACTGAGAGAGCATCACTTTCAAACACAACCTGAGAGAGCTGTAACTCTTGAGCAAGCAAAATACCTTGCTCCATTGCAAACACCTCCACCAGATCAGCCGAGTAATGGGACTGAAGAGGTTTACAGAAGGCAGTAACGGTTTGGCCTTTGCAGTCCCTAATGATGACTCCAACGTTGGGTTTGGCTTACTTCTGatacttttttaaaagaaaactcATTTTGTTTAAATAAGAGATAGTCACACCacttactaattaaataaaatgtggagattaaaacccATTACCACCTGCCATTTTCTTGCATAACTTAAAGAATTGACCATCATTCCCTCCAgactttaaaattaataaaaaattatatttaaaatttaattaatgacttTTTAGATATatcttccttaaaaaaataatattaaagtGTGTTTGAGTATATCTTCCTATAAATAAATGATTGTGcatcatttttttcccttattacTCTTATCAATACGTAGctcattataaaaatatattctataaatAGAAAAGTAAACCTGCGGCCGtcttgatttttgaaaaaaatttccttgtattttgctTTTAGAGCATCAAATACATGGAcaccttgtatttttcttttcttttcttttcagaGGAAACGAAAATTGTAGATTTCATGATTAAGAGATAGAAATCTTTATTGCATTTGTTATACATGaaatgacaaagtttggctTTAAACATAATTAAAGTCTTTAGCTCTAACTACGAATAGGAAGATGGCATTAATTGCTACTAAAAGTGTCATGTATATTGCACATAATAAGACACATATCGTCTATCTTCATATTAGTGCATGATTGAAGTTTAAGACTCCAAACATATTTAGAGTCAAACCTctttgtatataaaaattaatttagattattcaaatttttattactgCTATTGTAGGGGCTCAACCCATCTGCCCCGATAAGGACCATCCGCGAAATGCCCAATCTAGCTCACTCTAAAAGAGTATATATTGAGTGGACTCTcaaataactcttttttttcttttttcttttttttttttttaatttttttttttttatgaacgaCTCTCAAATAACTCAGTCCCAAAGGCGCTGGTCAAAACGATGGGCGGAGATCTGGCATGACCAATCAAATATAAGTGGTAGACcaataaagttaaaaataataatgaatttaattaatcaatttttttttttttttgcaagtcagggtgtttatgtgttaaaaataataatacataagGCCACCACTAGAACCCCCTCCTTTGTCTCGTTGGGATTTATGCTCTAAAATCCTATTTGCATgacattatttaattaataaagtgTGTTATTATTTGAGGATTATATGAACAATATATTTTATGCGTTCATTTAATGAATGGAGCATGaaatgcattgtatgtgatGGGTATAGGAATAAAATGCACACACGGAAGATCTAAATAGCACTGCCTTGTAAAGTTGTAAACTTTAGTTCGTAGTTAGTGATGAAATTAGGAATTCTTTAAGAAGACTATAACATGCATAGCATTCATGATAATTAGTCTTGATCATAGAAATGAAGACTTCTTATTGACATTCCATTTTAGTAAGGTGTCACTGAATTTTATGTTCCATTGAATTAGATTCCAAAAGAAGAATTGGCAACATGTAGTGTCAATAAAATgagatttaattttataagGATGCGGTGTAAAATCCAAGTTTTACACCCTCCAATACCAATATACCATAtcatcatattatatattaaataacaCAACTACACTCcatcaattctaatacccatctaaaaattcaacccaactaagagtttattgagatgttattaagTGTGGTAAGATGTGTtggttttaagtaaaaaactgaTGTGACAATCCATTATTAGATGGTGTCAAATATGAGTTTTATATcc is a genomic window of Quercus lobata isolate SW786 chromosome 2, ValleyOak3.0 Primary Assembly, whole genome shotgun sequence containing:
- the LOC115978319 gene encoding ribonuclease 1-like, with amino-acid sequence MKVFFWFLCFLPIVYAAGTYDYFQLVQQWPPTYCNVSGGSTCSSPLKFTIHGLWPSDSSKTQAPKCTGSPFDSTKISNLKSNLRNDWPDLNGNHERFWRYEWEKHGTCSETKYDQLQYFRTALTLKKKIDILDTLVKANIKPDTVARYESSKITAAIQQKTGFTPRLWCKNGKLLEISFCVNTSLADMHCPSVLLNYQLNVCQGKVQFPDKVA